Below is a genomic region from Fibrobacter sp..
AGGACCCGCACCGTGCTCCAGGGCGACCCCCAGGGCCTCGGGCAAGCCATCAGCCTTGCGCTCCCCTACGTGGAGGACGACGAACCCCTGCTCATCATCCTGGGCGACACCCTCTTCGACGCCGACCTCTCCGCACTGGCCGACGCCCCCACCAACGTCCTCTACACCTACAAGGTTTCCGACCCCCGCCGTTTCGGCGTGGCCGTCACCGACTCCACCGGCAACATCCAGCGCCTGGTGGAAAAGCCCCAGGAATTCGTGTCCGACGAAGCCATCGTGGGCATCTACTACATCAAGGACGTAAAATCCCTCAGGGCGGCCCTCAAGCACCTCATGGATAACGACATCCGCACCCGCGGCGAGTTCCAGCTTACCGACGCCCTGCAGATGATGCTTGAACAGGGCTGCAAGTTCCGCACCGCCCCCGTGAGGGAATGGCTGGACTGCGGCCTCCCCGAGACGCTTGTGCAGACCAACACCTGGCTGCTCCAGAACAAGGACGGCCTGAACAACGTGAGCCGTGTGGCCTGCGACATGTCCCAGGACTTCCACGACGTAAAGCTCGTTCCGCCCTGCATTATCGGCAGGAACTGCGTTATCGAAGGCAGCACCGTGGGCCCCAACGTGACCCTGGGCGACAACTGCGTAATCGTGAACGCCATGGTGGAGAACTGCATCGTGTACGACGGCGAAACTGTCAAGAACCAGGACGTTGCCGACCAGATCATCGCTGGCGAAATGTAATGAACCCCCTGTTCGAAGAATTCTTCAGCCTCCTCCGTTTTTCCCTCGGCATCGCCCCCGCATGTCATTGCGAGGAGCGAAGCGACGCGGCAATCCAAGACGTCATCCTGGAGGGAGCTCAGCGACCGATAGGATCCAGTGACGCACCCAAGACGCCCTTTTCCCGGGTCTTGACTGCAGAAGAATGGCGCTGGCTCCACGAGCAGGCAAAGCGCCAGTGCCTCCTGGGCGTTCTTTACAAGGGCATCGAGAAACTCCCCGCCGAGCACCGCCCGCCCCGCGACCTTCTGCTCCGCTGGTCCTTCGAGGCCAACCAGATCGCCGCCATGAACACCCGCATGAACGACACCGCGGCAAAACTCACCAAAATGTTTGCCGACAGGGGAGCCCGCACCGTGATACTCAAAGGCCAGGCCAACGCCCGCCTCTATCCGGACCCCAGCTCCCGCCAGGCAGGCGACATCGACATCCTCGTGCAAGGCGGCCGCAACCGCGTGCTGAAACTCCTCAAGGAAATGGAACTGCTAGAAAGGGCGACCCGCGAGGAAGTCTCCAACCTCCACGCGCACCTGGACGCTAAACTCTTCGACGGCGTAACGGTGGAAGTACATTTCATGCCCACCTACAACAACTCGCCCTTTACCACCCGCAACATGCAGCGGTATTTCGACACCATACTTGCGGAACCCGGCGCAGTGAAAACCATACAGACCGGCGCAGTGAAAACCATGCAGACCGCCGCGGCACCTGCGCCCGGCGACGCGTCCGAGGGCTTCAACGTACCTCCCGCCACCTTCGCCCTCGTAATGCAGCTGTCCCACATGCAGCGCCACTTTGTCGACAGCGGGCTAGGACTCCGCCAGCTGATGGACTACTACCATGTGCTCCGCAACAGCACCCAGGCCGACCGCGACCGCACCATGGCGAACCTCAAGAAATGCGGCCTCTACAACATGGCCCGCGCCACCATGTGGATCCTCGAGGAACTCTTCGGCCTGCCGCAGCAACTTATGCTCTGCGCCCCCGACCCGCGCCGCGGCCGCATGCTCCTGGACGTGATCCTCGCCGACGGAAACTTCGGCCACTATTCCGAAAACAACTACTCCGTGCCCCTGGTACGCCACTGGCTCACCAATGCCCGCCGCTACCTGGACCGCATCACCTTCGACATGCGCGAATCCCTGTGGGGCGAATTCCGCTTCGTCACCCGCTTCGTGACCTCCATCCCGTACCGCATCAAGACCCGCCGCCTTTCCCTTCGCAAGTAACTCGCAAATCCCTTCAAAATTTAATTACCACGCCACCTGGACAGGATATTCGGGAAACTTGGCATCCCTTGTCATTCGTGTCAAAGAGATAAATCACAAATACTCCTTGACTAGACACGGGCCTAGGGTAGGGCTAGATTACTCAATTTTATTTTTCCCATTCCATGGTGTAGAAATAGCCGATTTCTGGGTTTTCAATCATGTGGAAATAAACCTTGTGGTTGTTGTCGAAATCCACAACGCCGCATTCCTCAACGTCTGAATCAACCTCGGAATTGATAAGCCGTCGAAAAATTCGAGCAGGCTTCTGGTTACCCTTCTTAAAACCGAGAAGAACTCGGAATTGAAGAATCTTTGTTGGTTCGTCTATTTTGCAACTTATTCTTGGTATACTTTCTGAATATTGGCTTTCTAAAGCGACCTTGAAAGACGTACTTTCATTATACGAAATAACCTTGTCAAATTTGACGTTTACTGAATCGAATTCCCCAGGCTTTCCGTTGGGCTTGAAAGACGAGGAAACGTTGTTGCCGTTTACATAGATTTTTGGCTTGCCTGAGCCGTTCCACTTGAATTTATGCTCAATGCAGTCAAGGAACGGAACCTTGGATTGGATAAGGCGCATCGTTTCAAACCGGGCGTTTTTGCCGTCATCGCTAGTAAACGTGCAGAAGGACGCAATCCTTATGAACTTGTTCTTGTGTGTTGCCGCTAGGGACTTGCACACCGCCTTGTATATGGCGATAACAAGAAACGTTATTGAAAGACAATAAAAAAACAGCACTACAATTAGCGCTGGCATCGACTTGAATGGAATAATTGCCAGGGCGATGATGGATGACATCCCTGCAATGACTCCGAACGCATTTTTGAAAATGTTTAGCATCTTAGACTTCAGTTTCCATAATGAGACTCCTTTTTTTTGTCCTGATATAAAAATGCAATTTGGCACTCCGGTGCCGGTCTTAAGAAAATCTACAAAGACAATAAACTTGTGTCAAGCCCCCATGGCGCACTCCCTTTATTTTGCAAACAGCAGTTGACACGGGCGGCCCGGCACTCCCGTGTTTTTGATTTCGCCAATTAACAAGGCGGAACTTTTTACCATTCAACATGCACAGGGTACTTTGGAATCTGTGAGTCCCTTGTGACAATGGATGCGTTCATTGTTATAGCTTGCGCTATGATAAGCCTGTCAAAAGGATCGTTGTGAATTGCGGGCAAGGATTTTATGGATTCCAGTTCCTTAGGCCTTATGGGGATGATCTCTAAATGCTTACGCAAAGATTCTCTTCTGTTTCTATTATTTCTTTGGCCTTGTTGGAAAGTTCTTTCTTGTTTGCAAAACTAAAAAGTAGTGCGTTGGTATCTAGCAGATATGTCACAGATACTCCTTGAAGCATTCAGGAGTTTTGTCGAAATCATCTGCCATGAAGAATCCTTTTTCGAAACCGCCAAGTTTTCGCTTTGCTCTTTTTTTGTTTTGCGCAGAACAGTTCGTTGCCGGTTGAAAGGATGAGGCTATTTCCATAAGCAGATTCCAACGCTTTTCCGCAGACATCGAGAGAATTTCAGTAACAATAGAATCGTAGGACATGGAAGCCTCCTTTCCTACGGAAATATAGTCTAAAATATCGGTACCTGTCGCCGAAAACTCGGCACTGGAGCCTACAAGCTTTAAGTTGTTCATTGGTGTGATTTGTGGATGCGCCTTGCGCACCCGGCCCTACGCACACAGCCAAAAGGCTTTAACCCTTTCAGAGGTCCTGTGGAGATGCATGCTTGCACGCTCCTACGGCTCGTGGCAGAGAGTTGATCGCCTCCCCAGATAAGTCAGGAGGATTAAATTCTCAATGACCTTAATTTATACTTTTGTGCACCTGTTGTCAAGAGGTGAATTTAAAAGTCTTTCATTTTGCAAACAATAGTTGACAACGATTCGGGCGGCCCGGCACTCCCGTGCCGTCGCGCTCTATTTTATGGGGCCGTTCCGTCGCCAGGGCGACGACCCGCCCCTCATAAAACGCAGCCTTTTGCGGAACGTGGGGGAGGGAACGCAGCAAAAGTCTGCGCCCCACCCGCTCGGCGCAGCCTCGCTGGGGTCACGATCGCTGCCGCGATTTAAGGACGAAAAATTTTTACAATCTTTTTTCAAAATCCAGGGGGCAATCTACGGCAAAAAAGCGTGTATATAGCAGGCGGCGATTTAGCCACCTCGCAAAGGTGTGCGCAACACCCAGCAATACGAATGAACGAAAACGAAACCGCCGTAGGCGCTGATAACGAAACTAAAGTCATCGACTTCTCGAAACTCTATATCACCAACAGGTTCATGTTCCCTCTGGTCATGAGCCACAAGGAAATCGCAAAACCATTCATCGAGGCTGCACTCGGCATCAAGATCTACGACCTTAAGGACCCCGAGCAGGAAAAGACGGACCAGGTTGGCATATTCAGTAAGAGCATGCAAAACGAGTGTTGCAAAATTATGTTCGCATAATTTTATAACCGAGTGCAGCTGCGGACGCCGTAGGCGTCAAAAGCGTCCGCTACGACGTGTTCACACAGCAAATCAATGAAAACGGCGAAATTGTCAGTTCCTTTGATCTCGAAATGCAAATTGTTGATACCAAGGAACTTCCCAAGCGCGCTCGCTACTACCAGTCTGTCCGCGACACCAACGACCTGCGCAAGGGCGCCATGTACAAAAGTCTCAAGGACCAGTACGTACTCTTCATCTGCCCCGACGACATCTTTGGTGCGAAGCAGCCTATCTACAGCTTTCAGAATTACGCTACAGAAAATAAAAACATCTCTCTTGACGACCGCACGTTCAAGAATTTTTATATCTTTAACGAGTACAACAAACTTCCGGACGCGCATCCCCTTAAGCCGTATCTGAAGTATTTCGCAACAAACACCGCCGACTCCGCAGAGACCAAGAACATCCACACCAAGGTTCAGTGGTACCAGGCCGACGAAGACACACAGGAGCGTTATATGACATGGGAACAGGAAATCCAGCTCGCCAGGGAAGATGCCGCCGAAGCCGCTGCTGAAAAAGAACGCGAACGTAACCAGAAAATCATTGCCGAGAAGGATGCCGAGATTGCCGAACAGGCACGCAAAATCGCAGCTCTTGAGGCGAAACTCGCCGGAAAGAACTCCAAGTAACCTCTGCGAAAAATCTCCGCGATACAAGGGACCCCCGCGCGGGTCCTTTTTTTGTGGGCGGCCCGGCACTCCCGTGCCGTCGCGCTCTATTTTATGGGGCCGTTCCGTCGCCAGGGCGACGCCCCGCCCCTCATAAAACGCAGCCTTTTGCCTCATCTTTTGTCACCCCGGCCTCCGAGCCGGGGGCCCCTTTTGCATAAGCGCAAAAGTCTGCGCCCCAAGGGGTCACGATCGCTGGCCGATGGCCCTGTCAACTTCGCCTCGGCAATGAGAACACAAGTGTTCTCGCTGCACTCGGCTCGTATGACACTGCCGCGATTTAAGGGCGAAAAATTTTTACAATCTTTTTTCAAAATCCAGGGGGCAATCTACGGCAAAAAAGCGTGTATATAGCAGGCGGCGATTTAGCCACCTCGCAAAGGTGTGCGCAACACCCAGCAATACGAATGAACGAAAACGAAACCGCCGTAGGCGCTGATAACGAAACTAAAGTCATCGACTTCTCTAAAATCACCATCACCAACCGTTTCATGTTCCCGCTGGTCATGAGCCACAAGGAAATCGCCAAGCCCTTCATCGAGGCGGCGCTTGGCATCAAGATCTACGACCTTAAGGACCCCGAGCAGGAAAAGACGGAGCAGGTGGGCATCTTCAGCAAAAGCGTGCGCTACGACGTCTACGCCCAGGAAACCGGCAAGGACGGCAAAGTCAAGCGCTCCTTCGATCTGGAGATGCAGATGGAGGACACCAAGGAACTCCCCAAGCGCGCTCGTTACTACCAGTCTATTCATGACACCCACGAGCTGCGCAAGGGCGCCATGTACAGCAGCCTTAAGGACCAGTACGTGCTCTTCATTTGCCCGGAAGACATTTTCAAGGAAGGCCTGCCTATCTACAGCTTTCAGAACTATGCGACAGAAAACAAAAAACTCGCCTTGAACGACCGCACCTTCAAAAATTTTTGATCTTCGATCCAAATTCGCTGCGGCTCGGAAATGACTGAATAAATTCAGTCGCTTCTCTCGCCTTGCTGAATTTATTATCTTTAACCAGTACGAGAAACTTCCGGATACGCACCCGCTTAAACCGTACCTGAAGTATTTTGCTACAAACGCCGCCGAATCCTCGGAGACAAGGAAAATCCACACCAAGGTGGAATGGTACCGTTCAGACGAAAAGACACAGGAGCGCTATATGACATGGGAACAGGAAATCCAGCTTGCCGCAGAAGCCGCTGCTGAAAAGGCGACCATGGAGGAACGCAACCGCAACGAGAAAATCATCGCTGAGAAGGATGCCGAGATTTTCGAGAAGGACGCAAAACTTGCAGAAAATGCTGCCGAGATTTCCGAGAAGAATGCCGAGATCGCCGAACAGGCACGCAAAATCGCAGCTCTTGAGGCGAAACTCGCCGGAAAGAACTCCAAGTAACCTCTGCGAAAAATCTCCGCGATACAAGGGACCCCGCGCGGGTCCTTTTTTTGTGGGCGGCCCGGCACTCCCGCGATTTAAGGGCGAAAAATTTTTACAATCTTTTTTCAAAATCCAGGGGGCAATCTACGGCAAAAAAGCGTGTATATAGCAGGCGGCGATTTAGCCACCTCGCAAAGGTGTGCGCAACACCCAGCAATACGAATGAACGAAAACGAAACCGCCGTAGGCGCTGATAACGAAACTAAAGTCATCGACTTCTCTAAAATCACCATCACCAACAGGTTCATGTTCCCTCTGGTCATGAGCCACAAGGAAATCGCAAAGCCATTCATCGAGGCGGCGCTCGGCATCAAGATCTACGACCTCAAGGACCCCGAGCAGGAAAAGACGGAGCAGGTGGGCATCTTCAGTAAGAGCGTACGCTACGACGTGTTCACACAGCAAATCAATGAAAATGGCGAAATTGTCAGTTCCTTTGATCTCGAAATGCAAATTGTTGATACCAAGGAACTTCCCAAGCGCGCTCGCTACTACCAGTCTGTCCGCGACACCAACGACCTGCGCAAGGGTGCCATGTACAAAAGTCTCAAGGATCAGTATGTGCTCTTCATTTGCCCGGAAGACATTTTCAAGGAAGGCCTGCCTATTTACAGTTTCCAGAACTATGCGACAGAAAACAAAAAACTCGCCTTGAACGATCGCACCTTCAAAAATTTCTATATATTTAACCAGTACGGGAAACTTCCGGACGCGCATCCCCTTAAGCCGTATCTGAAGTATTTCGCAACCAACACCGCCGACTCCGCAGAGACCAAGGACATCCACACCAAGGTTCAGTGGTACCAGGCCGACGAAGACACACAGGAGCGTTATATGACATGGGAACAGGAAATCCAGCTCGCCAGGGAAGATGCTGCCGAAGCCGCTGCTGAAAAAGAGCGCGAACGTAACCAGAAAATCATTGCCGAAAAAGATCGCAGAATTGCGGAACTTGAAGCCAAGCTCGCAGAAATGCAAAAGTAAAAACGCAAGGACCCATATGGGTCCTTTTTTTGTGGCTTTATGTTGCCGAGAATGTCGTTCGCTTGGTTACGCCCCCCCCAAGAAACAAAAATGGCGGGACAGTCTGCCCGCCTAGTAGGTTGAGCCAGGGTCTTTCAACCAGCTCATGTCTACAATATACAAAAATGAAACCCCGTGTCAATTGATTTTGCAAATAGCATTCCTCCCCCAGCCAGGCAAGACCGTCAAGGGCTTGCCTGGCGCTGTTTTCCCCTGCGGATTGCGGAGCTTTCGTGCTCCCGTCTGCTAATAAAAATAGCCAGGGTTGCGTTAGCAGCTCTGGCTGTTTTATTCCTTTTTCCCTAGGTTCTACAGTTCAAATGCAAATCCCAAATCCTTCAACAAAGGGTTCTTGGTATCCTTTTCACTGAGGAGGGGCTCAAAACCGTTACCTACGGGCCATTCGATACCGATGGCGGGGTCATTCCAGAAAAGGCCGCCTTCATCTGTGGGGTCGTACAGGCGGGTGCACTTGTACACGAAAGTGGCGGTTTCGCTGAGCACCACGAAGCCGTGTGCAAAACCCTCGGGAATATAGAACTGGCGCTTGTTTTCGGCGCTCAGAACCACACCTTCGTACTTTCCGAATGTGGGGCTGCCCTTGCGCAGGTCCACAGCCACGTCGTAGACTTCGCCTTCCAACACGCGGACCAGCTTGCCCTGGGGATTCTTCTTCTGGAAATGAAGGCCGCGAAGCACGCCCTTCTTGGAACGGGATTCGTTATCCTGAACGAAAACCATGTCGAGCCCGGCAGCGTCGAATTCTGCCTTGTTGTAGGTTTCCATAAAGTAGCCGCGATGGTCGCCGTAAACCGTGGGCTCCACGATGGTGACGCCTTCAATACTTGTCTTGATGAAATTGAACTTACCCATAATTGATTTTCTATGTGGGGTTAAATATTTGCTTTTTCAAAAGCAAGGAAAACTTTTGAATAGGATAGTTTGCCTAAGCAATTCTTGTGCTCAAGTTCTTCGTTATTTGCTTTAGCCCTATTTATCGCAGATTCGAGTTTGTTATCGGCAAATAATTTTTTCGCCCATTCCGAAGTCTCCAGGTATTTTCGATTCTTTAGAATGCGGCCTAACGATTTTTTACCATCACTTGGCTGAATAAAATACGATTTCATATGAGGCGCAAGTAAGTCCATCACATCGCCCCTATTTTTCATAAAAGAGGTCTCGTTTTGAAAATGGAGCAAAAGCCAATATTCAAAGCAGGGCATACTGGGACAAAGAACAACCTGTCCTGACTCAATAAATTCATTGATCTTCTTGCAAAACAATTCATGGTTTCGACGATTCGATGCATTATCAGTAACTGTATCCATGTCAAAAACGCAAAAGATTTGTGCGTCAGGATTATCTTGAATGATTTTTTCAATATGGAATGGGAATTTTTTTGTGTACTCAGATTCCATTCCAAAGAACTGAGGTAAAACGTTAAACTTATACTGAGTTAAAGAAGTTGCGTGCTTAAAATAGTACTGTTCCGTATTTTGCCCACCACTGATAACGAACGGATACAGAGGTCTTAATTCCCTTGACCCCTGTTCAACTCCGTTTTGATCAGTTCCTCCACTCTGTTCAAAGTATCTCCTTTGAACAGAGCCTTCCTCCAACATCCTTTTCGTCATACGCTGAATTGAGTTGCTCCAAAACGTTTGTTTCTATAAGCGGCTCTTATTGATGAAAGTCTGTTCAAGCCCTTAAAATCGGTTAAGCGATATAAGTCGGAAGATCCATTCTTTTGTTTTTCCACAAAGAAAATCGAATCTTTCCTTATCAGGTCATCTACCAAATCTAAAAGGCCATCGTTGTGAGTTGTTATCAAAATCTGAGATTCAGAATTTTCCTTCAGATAATTAAAGAGTAGCGTTTCTAGCAATTTTGGATGCAGCGATGATTCGATTTCATCAACAGTCATGAAGTAATCGCCTTTTAGGACATAATATAACGCTGTTTCCAATTCAAGAGTTCGCAAAGTTCCCCTTGATTCCTCTTCCTCAGACATGGGGAAAGTTTTAAAACCAAGCTCAGTTTCTACGTCATGAGAAAATTGCAACTTCGTTTGCGCTGCTAAACGTTCATCCAATAAACGATTTTTTTGTTCTTCCGATATTCCGTCAGCATTCAAAATATTTTGAAAAACTTTTTCAATCTGAGGATCGTTCTCCACATCCGATTTCACGAAAGAAATGTTGAAATCAGCACTTTTAAGGAATTGGACCAAATAGCTCGGCATCGTAGAATCTTCAGAAAGTCCCTTTTTCGCTGCGTTCATAACATTAGTCGTAGGGTCGATTCCTTGAGCCATATGAGTCTGCAGCCAATTTTTCGCTTCATCAATTAGCGGAATACTTACATTTACAGAGCCCTTTGCTGCAAAAAAGGACATATTCTTCAAACAGGCCAAATTTATAGCTTCGGCGGCAAGTTTGCTCACCTTGGCAGCGGACGACTTGAAAATAATTTCTGTTTTATCCTTTTTTAACTTTCTGGAAAAAAGTTCTATAGGTTTGGCTGTTTTGTAATAGAGCAGACGTTCCAAACGCACTTGCAGAGAATCCAGCTCCAGTAGATAACGGTATTTTACCCCTTTTACAAAAAAGGTTAAATCAAAACTCGATGGATTTTGCTTAGAAGTCTCATCCAACTTAAATGGAGTTACAAGAGTTCCTGACGAATCACTCTTGGTAATACGGATCCAGAAATTTCTAAGAAAATTTATCGCTTTCAAAATGTTGGATTTACCAGAAGCATTATAGCCATATATCAAAGCAAACCGAAGCAAACGAGTGTTTTCGTTTACTGTGATAACTTGATAATTTTCTGCGAACTTGTCGCTAGAGGCGTCAAAATTCAAAATGATTTCGTCTTTAATAGACAAAAAATTCTTTATTTTCAATTCCTGAATCATATTAAAACCACGATTGATTTTTGTAAAAATACAAAAAAAAACAATTATTTCAAAGGAATTTACACAAATTATGCAATTTTGCTTAAAATAACCAATAAAACGCCGTGTATGAATTCCGTTAATAAAAGACAATGAGCAGGCATTTGCCCGCTCATTGTCTTTTATTACCCTTCAATCTCCTTCAGATATCTTGCCAAGGCATCTTGCCAGGTGGGGAGGGGCTTGAAGCCTGCTTCTACCAGCTTGCTTTTGTCGAGGCGGCTGTTGAAGGGGCGGGCGGCCTTGCTTAGGCCGTATTCTGCGGTGGTCACGGGAAGCACCTTGGTGCTCATGCCGGCCTGCTTGTAGATTTCGCAGGTGAAGTCGTACCAGCTGATGTATCCGCCCTCGTTGGTGGCGTGGTAGTAGCCGTATTTCTCGGTCTCGTTCATATCCACCAGCAAACGGGCCAAGTCCAGTGTGTAGGTGGGGGTGCCGATCTGGTCGTTCACCACACGCACCGTGTCGTGAGTCTTGCCCACGTCGAGCATGGTCTTGATGAAGTTCTTGCCGTTCAGGCCGAAAACCCATGCGATGCGCACGATAAAGAACTTCTCCAGGGCACCACTCACTGCAAGCTCGCCCTCCAGCTTCGTCTGGCCATATACATTCAGGGGCTTGTAATCCTTGCAGTCAGGCTTCCAGGGCTCCGTGCCCTGACCATCGAAAACATAGTCCGTGCTGATGTAGGTCATCTTGCAATCAAGAGC
It encodes:
- a CDS encoding NTP transferase domain-containing protein; amino-acid sequence: MKVILPVAGKGERMRPYTNDLPKCLLPVGGKTIIDWIVEDALQLEPSETIFITGYKAEKMDQFLETRPKWGRTRTVLQGDPQGLGQAISLALPYVEDDEPLLIILGDTLFDADLSALADAPTNVLYTYKVSDPRRFGVAVTDSTGNIQRLVEKPQEFVSDEAIVGIYYIKDVKSLRAALKHLMDNDIRTRGEFQLTDALQMMLEQGCKFRTAPVREWLDCGLPETLVQTNTWLLQNKDGLNNVSRVACDMSQDFHDVKLVPPCIIGRNCVIEGSTVGPNVTLGDNCVIVNAMVENCIVYDGETVKNQDVADQIIAGEM
- a CDS encoding nucleotidyltransferase family protein is translated as MNPLFEEFFSLLRFSLGIAPACHCEERSDAAIQDVILEGAQRPIGSSDAPKTPFSRVLTAEEWRWLHEQAKRQCLLGVLYKGIEKLPAEHRPPRDLLLRWSFEANQIAAMNTRMNDTAAKLTKMFADRGARTVILKGQANARLYPDPSSRQAGDIDILVQGGRNRVLKLLKEMELLERATREEVSNLHAHLDAKLFDGVTVEVHFMPTYNNSPFTTRNMQRYFDTILAEPGAVKTIQTGAVKTMQTAAAPAPGDASEGFNVPPATFALVMQLSHMQRHFVDSGLGLRQLMDYYHVLRNSTQADRDRTMANLKKCGLYNMARATMWILEELFGLPQQLMLCAPDPRRGRMLLDVILADGNFGHYSENNYSVPLVRHWLTNARRYLDRITFDMRESLWGEFRFVTRFVTSIPYRIKTRRLSLRK
- a CDS encoding DUF2281 domain-containing protein; protein product: MNNLKLVGSSAEFSATGTDILDYISVGKEASMSYDSIVTEILSMSAEKRWNLLMEIASSFQPATNCSAQNKKRAKRKLGGFEKGFFMADDFDKTPECFKEYL
- a CDS encoding PD-(D/E)XK nuclease family transposase, which translates into the protein MNENETAVGADNETKVIDFSKITITNRFMFPLVMSHKEIAKPFIEAALGIKIYDLKDPEQEKTEQVGIFSKSVRYDVYAQETGKDGKVKRSFDLEMQMEDTKELPKRARYYQSIHDTHELRKGAMYSSLKDQYVLFICPEDIFKEGLPIYSFQNYATENKKLALNDRTFKNF
- a CDS encoding PD-(D/E)XK nuclease family transposase is translated as MNENETAVGADNETKVIDFSKITITNRFMFPLVMSHKEIAKPFIEAALGIKIYDLKDPEQEKTEQVGIFSKSVRYDVFTQQINENGEIVSSFDLEMQIVDTKELPKRARYYQSVRDTNDLRKGAMYKSLKDQYVLFICPEDIFKEGLPIYSFQNYATENKKLALNDRTFKNFYIFNQYGKLPDAHPLKPYLKYFATNTADSAETKDIHTKVQWYQADEDTQERYMTWEQEIQLAREDAAEAAAEKERERNQKIIAEKDRRIAELEAKLAEMQK
- the rfbC gene encoding dTDP-4-dehydrorhamnose 3,5-epimerase; this translates as MGKFNFIKTSIEGVTIVEPTVYGDHRGYFMETYNKAEFDAAGLDMVFVQDNESRSKKGVLRGLHFQKKNPQGKLVRVLEGEVYDVAVDLRKGSPTFGKYEGVVLSAENKRQFYIPEGFAHGFVVLSETATFVYKCTRLYDPTDEGGLFWNDPAIGIEWPVGNGFEPLLSEKDTKNPLLKDLGFAFEL
- a CDS encoding RloB family protein encodes the protein MTKRMLEEGSVQRRYFEQSGGTDQNGVEQGSRELRPLYPFVISGGQNTEQYYFKHATSLTQYKFNVLPQFFGMESEYTKKFPFHIEKIIQDNPDAQIFCVFDMDTVTDNASNRRNHELFCKKINEFIESGQVVLCPSMPCFEYWLLLHFQNETSFMKNRGDVMDLLAPHMKSYFIQPSDGKKSLGRILKNRKYLETSEWAKKLFADNKLESAINRAKANNEELEHKNCLGKLSYSKVFLAFEKANI
- a CDS encoding ATP-binding protein; the protein is MIQELKIKNFLSIKDEIILNFDASSDKFAENYQVITVNENTRLLRFALIYGYNASGKSNILKAINFLRNFWIRITKSDSSGTLVTPFKLDETSKQNPSSFDLTFFVKGVKYRYLLELDSLQVRLERLLYYKTAKPIELFSRKLKKDKTEIIFKSSAAKVSKLAAEAINLACLKNMSFFAAKGSVNVSIPLIDEAKNWLQTHMAQGIDPTTNVMNAAKKGLSEDSTMPSYLVQFLKSADFNISFVKSDVENDPQIEKVFQNILNADGISEEQKNRLLDERLAAQTKLQFSHDVETELGFKTFPMSEEEESRGTLRTLELETALYYVLKGDYFMTVDEIESSLHPKLLETLLFNYLKENSESQILITTHNDGLLDLVDDLIRKDSIFFVEKQKNGSSDLYRLTDFKGLNRLSSIRAAYRNKRFGATQFSV
- the rfbD gene encoding dTDP-4-dehydrorhamnose reductase; this translates as MKFFVTGVGGQLGHDVVNKLVSRGHVAVGSDIAPEYAGIADDSAVTKAEYRQLDITNARAVEKVLMDVKPDAVIHCAAWTAVDLAEDLDKQEKVRAINSYGTENIAHICKALDCKMTYISTDYVFDGQGTEPWKPDCKDYKPLNVYGQTKLEGELAVSGALEKFFIVRIAWVFGLNGKNFIKTMLDVGKTHDTVRVVNDQIGTPTYTLDLARLLVDMNETEKYGYYHATNEGGYISWYDFTCEIYKQAGMSTKVLPVTTAEYGLSKAARPFNSRLDKSKLVEAGFKPLPTWQDALARYLKEIEG